The Cuculus canorus isolate bCucCan1 chromosome 12, bCucCan1.pri, whole genome shotgun sequence DNA segment AGAAAAGGGGCAAGCCCTGGCTTCCCATCCCTCGGGGGGCTGGAATTCCCCCCGCCCCTCTGGATCCCCAGGCTTCCCGAGACCACTCACCTGCGGAGCGGGATGCCTATGGGCCCGATCCTGCCAGCACATCCCCTACTCCGCTCCTGCTTTATATGCATCGCCTCTCGCTCTGATTGGCCCGTCAATCTCCTGTCACGTGTCCCAAGCCTAATCAAAGCTGACGAGCTTCCAAACTCCAAAATAACCAGCCGGGACGCGCCCCCCGCCAGCACCCACCCACCCTTCCCGGCGTGGGCTGAGGGACCCCTGCATGTCCCGCGTGGGGAGctgcgaggcgggggggggggagggcgatgggatgagggggtccctatgggtcggGTCGGGGGGTCCCGGTGCTTCCCGTGGGTTCCAGCCCGGGGGGAGCATCGCGTGCGAAGCGGGCGGGATGTTTGGGCAACCCGCACCGCCCCGGTCACTCCAGTCACGCTACTGGTAGGATCTTAAAGGCGCCGTTCTTTCCACATCccccccccaacacacacacacaccttaAACCCCCGCTGGGCAacctcctggctctgctgcttgccccccaccccgcccCGGTAGCCCTCGGTGCGGGCACACGGTCCCCACAAAGCCCCGGGTTGTTCCCGGTGTGCGGAGCGTGGGAAAAGAGTTCCGGGATGCGGGAATGCGGGACGGGGGGGACGGGGATTCACCCCCTTCGGGGCTCCGCCAACGCGCAGGGATGAACGGGGAGCCCCGTCCCCACCGCGGGGCTTTATGCCGTCTCTCCACTGGGGctaaaagagaaggagagaaccTGGACCGGCGGCACCGCATCCCTGTCCGTCCCACCGCATCCCTGTCCGTCCCACCGCATCCCCGTCCCACCGCATCCCCGTCCCTCCGCCCCCTGCTCGGGTCCCCGTGGGGGTCACAGCCTTCTCTGCCCCAGTCCGGTTAACGATTGTCCAGGTTCGCGTGAGAAGCCACCGTGCCCTCTGTCACCTCCTGTCccctggggacacaggggcggggggggcgtggggatggggcagccggAGATGGGGGGCacctcgggggggggggggggatgctgggggacCAAGCGGGGTGTCACGGCAGGGtttgctgctccagcccccccaTCCTCTCTGTCCCCGTGGGGTGACAGGTAAGGACCTGCCCTTCAGGGAGGGCAAAGGGGAGCACCCTGTACCCCAAATCTCTACTCGCACCCCTGTCCTCAGCTTGGCCACAATGGGATGGgagaaggggtgggggggaggggggtccCGCCCCACCGGGGTGTCccaggggtggcactggggacaTCGCGTGCGAAGGGGCTCCGGGCAGACCTGGGAGGGCCGCCCCGGTCATTTGCAGTCACGCTATGGGTGGGTGGCGAgggaaatgctttttaaaggaCCGGGGCGGTGGCCTCATGGCCGAGAGCCTGGCCCGGGGTCAAAGCGGCGCCGGAGCAGCTCAGGATCAGCTCCGCACCGGCTGCACCGTCCCTCCTGCCCCGGGATGCTGCCGTCACCTGCAAGGCGTCAGCAGCCCCCTTGCCGTATGGATTCCCCTCCACAGCATCCAAGCATCCCAGTCCTCTCCCACCATGGGAAAAAGAGTTGTTTCCCACGGTGCCACCACAAACGTCCCCTTTGGGGTCCAGGGGACATTGAATGGTGCCCCTGACTGCTCCAACTGCCCCAGGCAGGGCAGTGGCATGGTGTCACCACAAACATTCACTTTGGGTCCAAGGGACGCTGAATGGTGCCTCTGACTGCTCCAACTGCCCCAGGCAGGGCTGTCCCGTCTCCAGAGAAATCTTGTGCAAACACTCTCCGTGCTGCCTTTCCCTGCggctggggagaggggctgctcGGGACACACAGACCACGCAGGACGTGTCCATAAATCCCATGCTGAGGTCTCCACGCACACTGGCACCCACACCCACAGCTCCTTCCCATCACAGGTGGGGCGTGCATTCATCCCGTCTGTGTGCACACCTGTATGGATGCGTTGCTGCCCGTACAGGCTACGCACACACGTCGCTGACAGACACCCGTGCTCTCCTGCAGCGCACGCGGGCACATTCGAACACACAGCGCACACAAACATGCTGTATTTTCTTATATACTCATCGATAGCTTGCTTGCCTACAAGTGCCCGGCACATTTCTGCTCTTGCACGGACAGATTTGCATGTGTTCGCGTGCACACGTGCTCTGCCCCGTGTCCCTGCAGGCACGGTCGTCCTCTCGCTCACGTATatcctcacacacacacacactggcaCAACCACACACAACAACAACCCCAGAGGATCCTCCCCGCAGCGGTGACCCATGGAGGGAGGCAAAGTGCATCGGGGTGCGCTCATAAGCATCTACGAGTGCTGCTGAGGGCAGGGAACACACAGTGGTTGTccagctgccccccagcccagctctggggTGGTGGCCGGGGTGGGAGCCCAGTGCTGGGTGAGGATGTGTTTGGGGTGTGAGGATGTGTTTGGGGCGTGAGGCTGCCTGGCACGCAAGGTTCTTAACGCTGTTCTCATCAGCAGGCACCCTGCCCTTGTAGGGCTTGGCAGCGAGCACGGAGGAGTGTAGGGAAAGggatggggtggaggggggaagaggagcaggtAGGTCTTGGGGACCTTTGTAGATCCCcagaccctctccagcttctccagcgCCCCCCCCGAGCCGCTCCAGTGCTTAGGGATACAATGGAGGGGCTAATGTTGGTTCTCCATCAATGCATCACCACCCAGGTCCAAAGTGCTGCCTGGTGGGAGTCAACCTGTCCCCCCCTCACAGCCCACGCGGTGGAGCTGGGTGGATCCACAGGGACAGGAGACACTGGCTGGATCCAGCCCACATTGCCTTTCTCCTGTGAAAGCCCAGCCTGCCTCCCCAGGGGTCTTCCTCGCTGAGAGGCATTGCCTGGTGGAACTGAGGCTGGTAGATCTGCCTGGCAATTATCAGAATGAATATTAGCAGCCAGGGTTTTGTAACTGTTCTTGCCAAGTACTAATGAACGGCGTCATTGCTATTAATGAGCCTGATTAAACCAGATGTTGAAAACCTTTATTAAACATTAGCTCGGCTTTTGCCTGGGCTAAATTCCCAGTGCGCTTTTCAAACACTGAATGAAACTTCGGGCCAAACCCCAAAGCTCTGGCTCAttcctgctttctccagctcATCCTGGCAGCACTTCCCAAAGCCCTGAGTTTTGCCTCAGCCTGAGCGGCAGCCCTGCTGGGTCCTGCCTTTCCTGATGTGTTTTCAGAGGGATCAACTGCCCCAGCCTTGCCCTGTGCTGCCCCTTTCACCTCTCCTATCTCTCTGGATCACCTCGTTCTCTGCCCCGTCACTCCTCGCCCTCGCTGCCTGTTTGCCACCAAGGAGCCAGGGGAAGCGAGCCAGCCGCCTTCTCACGCAAACCTGGGCAATCGTTAACCTGAGCCTGGCTCTGCCGCTGGGCCAGAAGGTTCTGCCACCACCAGGAGCGTTCCCTTGGATGAAAAGGGCTGTGTGCCACAGATACCTTGCTGCAAATACATCCCCTCActcctggaagcagcagaagcctgcagctcccagcacctccagggtgGTCATGGAGGTGACAGCCCTCTGTGTGCTGGGAACAGTCCAGTCAGCCAAGGAAAGGGCTTTAAGAGAAACGCTGGCACCCACATCCATTCCACCAGGAATTCCACCAGGGAAGGGCTAAGGGACTCCcttctgcctccttctcctAGGGACCCCCTTCTGCCTCCTCATTCCGAGCCCTGGAGCAGGCATGTTCCCTGGGCAGGAGTAGTCAATGTTCTTTCCTTGGCACCTATTGGAGTTGAGGAAACATCTACCCTGGTTCCTTGGGCTGACTCCAGCCTGGCTCAGCCCCATCTGTTAATGGGTAGCTATCCCCCAGGATGTGACCCCTCCAGAGATAAGGACTCCACTGTGCAGTGAGGGGAGCACATATAAAGCCAACGGCTTTCCAGGTTGCGGGAGAAGGTGGTCcaggaggcaggagaagaagacctcctctgctccccaagGCAAGGCAGCTGCCAGATATCCTCTGCCTAACTTTGCTGGACTCCGGTAAAACCAGCCTTGTCTATCGCAGGGGTCTGCAGGTAGGAGACAACGgggagaggtgggagggaggTTGAACATGGATATAGGACTTGGAAGGTGACATTTGAGTCTACAAGGGAAAGCCAGCACCAggctctcctccctcccctgcccacACCGCGAGCTATGTGTTCCTGCAGGGCAGCCCTTGTGTCCCCATGCACCACTAACCACCCAGCAGATCCAGCCTCCTGGCTATAAATCCTCACCCGTTTGGAGGAGATACGGCCAGCTTCACTGAGGAATTGctgttcctctcctccagcctcccTGTGTTTTTTCAAGCTGCAGTTTTCTATGCCTTGTTGCAAACGGAGCATCCCCTGGGTAGGAGCCATGGTTGTGCCAGTGGGTTTGAGGGCCTTCTACATGGGAAGAGGTGTCCCCAGAGGCTTCAGGGAGGATGAGGTCCACCTTGTGTGTGTTTGGAGTCTCTATAGGTCCCTAATTTTTGTCCCTTGAAATCCCCAAAGTGCTGCACAGGCAGCTCCATCGCCCTCGACTGTTTAAGGGCTCTTGGTGCTCTTTCTCAACAGCAGGAACGTCTGTGGGACTCAATCTCTCACTAATCCTGACTCCTTGTCGTGCTTCTGATTAACTCCTTTAGGGATCCTACATGCCAGCAGGGATGAAGGTGGCCATGTCACTGGTGGGAAGCCAAGGCATTGTCTCAGCCACTGAGGTCCTCCTCGTGGCTGTTGTCTTTTGCCTGGTCTTCCTGCTCATCCAATCCCTCCAGCAGCACGTGCCCAAGGGGCTGaagagccccccaggaccccgAGGCTACCCCATCCTCGGCAACAtgctggagctgaggaaggaccCACACCTGGTCCTGACCAGACTGAGCCAGAAGTATGGGGAAGTGATGGAGGTCAAGATCGGCACCCGTCCCGTCGTGGTGCTGAGTGGGCTGGAGACCATCAAGCAAGCATTGGTGAAGCAAGGAGAAGAATTTATGGGGCGCCCTGACCTCTACAGTTCCCGCCACGTTGCAGATGGCCAGAGCCTGGCCTTCAGTCCCGACTCAGGGGAGGTGTGGAAAGCCCGCCGAAAGCTGGCTCAGAATGCCCTCAAGACCTTCTCCATCACTCCCAGCCTCACATCCTCTTCTACTTGCCTCCTGGAGGAACATGTCTCCAAGGAGTCTGGCTACCTGGTCACCAAGTTCCTGCAGGttatggagaaggagaagcGCTTTGACCCTTACCGCTACCTGGTGGTCTCTGTGGCCAATGTCATCTGTGCCATGTGCTTTGGGAAGCGCTACGACCACAATGACCAAGAGCTGCTCAATATAGTGAATGTAAGTGAGGAGTTTGGCAATGTGGCTGCTTCTGGGAACCCGGCTGACTTCATCCCCGTGCTCCAGTATCTTCCCAGCCGCGCCATGACTTTATTTAAGCATTTCAACCAGCGCTTCGTCCAGTTCCTGCAGAAGATTGTCAAAGAGCACTATGAGACCTATGACAAGGTAAGAGTTATAGGACCCTCAACTGTGCCAGAGAAGTGttcctgctctctgcctctcaCTATTAGGGAGTTGTTTTACTTCTTGTAGCCAAGCATCAATGTTCTGTGACAAGAACATCTATGTTCTTGCCAGCTAGTGCTGCATTTAGCATGTCCAGCCATAGTCTCACCCACCTGTAACCTCTTGTGCAGCCCAGCACCTCAGtcctccttgtcctccatgGCCCTGTGTGATAGGGGCAGTTTGTTGGTTGAACATCTGCTCTGTCAACAGAGCCATGTGCTACAGGTTCCATGGAGAACTATCTCCTTGTTTTCATAGGTTACAAAAGCAGTAGGGAGTATGGGAGGGTGAAAGCTGAGGTTCTCTGGAGTTCTTGTGACCCTGGGCTCCCCCAACAGTAGGAAGTTGCTCAGTGGAACCCATTCCTCTGCTGGTTCTGCTGCCATGACTTGTCTTCTCTTCATCTCAGAACAACATCCGAGACATCACTGACTCCCTCATCGAGCAGTGCGTGGATAAAAAAGTGGAAGCAACTACTGCCATACAGATCCCTAAGGAGAAGATCGTCAACCTTGTGAATGACCTCTTTGGAGCAGGTATCTTTTCCCATCAGCCTCTCAGCTATTGGCACCAGCACAGGCAACCCAGAGAAgctgaggctgccccatccctgcaggtgttcaaggccaggttggatggtgttttgagcaacctgaatcagtgggaggtgtccctgcctatggcagggggggtggaaatggatgggttttgaggtcccttccaacccaaaccattctatgattctactgcAGATTTTCTCAGGCTCCTCAGGTTAGTGCTTTGTCCGACCCATCTTTGTCCGACCCATCTTTGTCCAGCATGGACAGCCAGTTTGGGTCCAAGCTCTCATTCTCCTTCTCACTGGTCTTTCTGGACCTAGCAGGGACCATGCTAGACACTAGCATGGGACATTAGCTCTTGAAAGAAGCTTCAGGGAAAAGTGAAGAGCACAGCTTATAGCTCAGTCAAGCTTGACAAGCCAGGGTGGCTTTACCTGGTTGAGGGAGATGTCTACAGACTGGTTCGTCTTTGAGTTATTCTGTGGAAACTCCCCCAATTCCAGAAAAGTTATACAAACCTGACACAACCCAAGGGTAAATCAAGATGAAcaacagcagaatattttagCAAAGTTTTCTCCGATGGGATAGAAACCAAAGTCTTACTGTGTGTCCAGGATGTTCTCTGCCTTTTAGCCATCCAGGACTGCCCCATGTGATGGCCAGGCAGCAAACCAAGGCATGTGATCTGTCTGATGTACAGATTTGGACTACATGCTTTCCTCTCTGACCAGGCTTTGACACTGTCACGACTGGCCTGTCCTGGAGTCTCCTGTATCTTGTGACGTACCCTGACATCCAGAAGAAGATCCAGGAAGAACTAGGTGAGTCCATGAACCTGCTTCCTCCAGAGCTAAAACCTCTCCAATGAGGGCTGACCCTAACCTGGTGCCTCCTCTTGATCTCCTGCAGACCAAACCATCGGCCAGGAGAGGAGACCGAGGCTGTCGGACCGGGGCATGCTGCCTTACACAGAAGCCTTTATCCTGGAGGTTTTCAGGCActcctccttcctgcccttCACCCTCCCGCACAGGCAAGTGCTGAGGTTGTAAaggaggtggaaggagaaggtggacTTGACGCATCTGGTTACAGCCACGCCAGCAGTGGTGTGGCAAGAGATAGGGAGATTATCAATGACTTGTAGGATGATGGCTTCATCATGGACACGAGTTGCTCTCAGCTCTCGTACAGGGCAATATGGGAGCTCCCAAAGAGCACTCCTTGTCTTCTGCTGGTTTCACTGAAGGTATTCCAGCCTGCTCAGGCAAGGCTTGCCCAATCCAACCCGCAGACAATGCAACTAAAGCCAGGCTGCATTCCTACTTCAGCAACCTCAGGAGCAAATCCATAGTCTCCTGAGGATGCAGAAGAGCCTGTTTGCCTTCCAGACTCTCATAGTCGTTTCCCTCTCCAGCACAACCAGGGATACGGTGCTGAATGGCTACTACATCCCAAAGGACCGCTGCGTGTTTATCAATCAGTGGCAAGTGAATCATGACGAGTAAGTATCTTCTGAGGCAGAAAGCGTCCTGCAGCAACACATAGGCCCCTTCCTGCACAGTTTTCTGCCTGGGCACATGTAGggtcagagaatcacagaattgtttggctGGTAAAGGCCTTTGAGATCGATACCAGCCATTCCTGTCTCCTAGTAagccacatccctgagcaccttatcTGCCCACctttgaaacacctccagggtcaATATGCTTTAAGAGAGAGGGGAACAGGGGAAGTGTCTACTAAATTCCTACTGACAGCTCCTACCTTCCAGCGTCCCCCCTACACCCATGGCTAGGAGAAACCATCTCAGTATCTGATGTTTTCCCTTCCAGGAAGCTTTGGAAGGATCCACTGACCTTCAACCCAGAGCGTTTCCTCAATGCTGAAAGGACTGAAGTCAACAAAGTAGATGGGGAGAAAGTGATGGTTTTTGgcctggggaaaaggaggtgCATTGGGGAAAACATTGCCAGGTGGcagatcttccttttcctgtccaccttgctccagcagctggagttCAGTGTCTGTGATGGCAAGAAGGTGGACATGACACCACTCTATGGACTGACATTGAAGCACAAAAGATGTGAGCACTTCCAGGCCAAGCAGCGCTTCCCCATGAAGAGAGTTGACTGAGCAGTGAGCTTATCCACTATCTGGACATCACCAGGGGCAAAGACCTGGGTGTCCCTGTAGCAAAGCTGGGTCTGGTACAACTTCATGGGATGATACAATAAACTGAAACCACTGAAACTCCTCTCTTACCTTGTTCACTTTGTAGTATTTCCCacctttttaattttgcagcatTTCTAGCATTGGATAGTCTATCAAAAGTTGGATATTCCACCACATCCAGTCTTAGGATCACAAAGCACGTTTAAGGGTTGTGTCTTTTACTATGAGGAAAAGGAATGCACCCAAAACAGACCCTCTGAATACCATCAGGCTGTATTTGTTTGGAACGGCTCTTTGATAGCTGCAGGACAGCCAACCCATGATATATTCCCATGGCCTCCATCAATGTTTAAGATCTTAGCTAAAGTGATGCTCAAAGCTTGGGTggagatcatagagtcatagaatggtttgggttggaagggactctaGAATGGTTCATAAAgtggaaagaaccttaaagctcatccattTCAACCtcctgccataagcagggacacctctcgttgcatcaggttgctcaaagccccatccaacctggcctggaacacctccagggatggggcagccaccactgctctgggcaacctgggccagggcctccccaccctcacaggaaaatatttcttcctaagatctcatctcaatctcccctctttcagcttcaaacccttccccctcatcctattcctgcactctctgataaagaaaGGATGATGCTTATTGAGGTCCATCCAGTATCACGATTTCTGGACCAATCGGGGAGAAATTTTCATTGATTGAAATTTACCTTCACTGTGGATGTgtctgcaggggaaaaaaaaaaagccttagaAATACACTAGTACTTCCCCAAGTCCTCTTCCCTTGTCTCCACACTGGGTTTTTAATTGCCCAGCTGACTTGTCGTGTCAATCTGTGTCTTTATCCATAGAGGAGCTCAAAGCACTTTAATGCCTCTTTGAAAATCTACCAGGTAACTTTGCACCAGGGTTTCTCCTGCTGAttcctttctctggaaaaatGATTGGGATTCTTCAAATGAACTGAGCTTGAGGAAAGCCTCCCTGGAGGGACCAGTGCATTGGAGGACTTCTGCCACCTTAAGCCTCATTCACCATagtccctgctggccatgaaGGACGCAAGGAAGGACACCTTTACCCCTCCCACCACTGTAGTCACCTGGTGTTTCTTTGCAGGGCCAGTCATGGCTGTGAAAGGTTTGTGTCTTACCACAGTTGTGACTGCTGTCGGTCCCACCGTGCACATAGAATGAGTTTTGCATTCCATCTGGGGTTAGAAGGTCCACGAAGACCAACAGACAGTCTCTTGCTACTGAGAAAGTCAAGCTGCTGGAATTCTGGGCTGGAGCAAGGGTGTTTTCACAATGGAGCAGAATAGGAGAACAGGAGTTTCTCCACTTCAAACCCAAGAGTTTTCATTGGCTGTGAGTCAACCCATGGCAGCAGAGCCAGatgcctccttttcttcagcctgCATGCAAAGACATCTCAGCCAACCCAGTAACCCGGCAAGCAACGATACAGAAACTGCTGGGGTCACTCCATAATTGTCGGGGTCTGGGGGACTCTTCACCATTCGAGGACGGACGACGCCACACCAATATGATGATACATGCACGCCACTTTATTGTAGTTTGTCTTACATACTTATAGTGTGCGTTATCATTCAATGCACAGCATTATTGGATACAACCGATGTTCACAGCTTTTCATGCCTTCTAGAGGCTATTTGATTAGTTAGCTTGCTGCTGTCGCATGTTAGCTTTGGATACCCTGTTTGTCTAGCAAGCATTCTACTTTGGTGACTTTATTTCCTTACTATTGCTAATATTGTTTCTTAAAAAGGTACACTGTGTTAGCACTGTCAGCCCAAGAATGTCTTTCGTACAGTGCTTGTTTGTCACACAGAGAAGCTTCATGTAACGACTTAGCAGCTAAATCAAGGTAAAAGGCCTCACTTGCAAGGTAAAAAACCTCCCTTTATGTTACAACTTAATAGCtgagtcaaaaaaaaccccaaaatagcTGAGTAGAAAGCCTCCACAAGGATTCCTCCTGAATCTGCTTCCATGGGTAGCATCTGCTCAGCCGTAGCTCCTGACCGTGACCAACGAGAGGTCCTTTCAGGGCCAAGTACCAACCACTCTTCACGCATTGCACAACAACTTCCAAGAAGAGACAGAATTGAAAGAGTGtgtttttggaagaaaatgggGAAGGTGATTGCCCAAGACCTCAGGGAGATTCCAGCAAGAGCAGGAGGTGTTCAGACCTGCTAAACAAGCCAGAAAAGGAGTAactctgtctctgtgtgtccAGGTCTTGCTTGGTCACCGATTTGAGATGAAACATTGGGACAATACAGCCTCGGTCTCACTTGAATGCACTGAACTAGCTTGAGGAGCCCCATGCCATGTCACACCGGCTTCATCTTCACCACTCAACATAATAATCCCAATATTGCAGGAAAAGCAAGGGTAAAGATGGGGAGGTCCAAAGCCTGGTTTGAGCTACAGGCTATCAGAGACCTTGGAGGAAAAGTGGAAGGATGGCTTAGAGCAACCCATGAGGACCATCAGCCGATTAACATCCCCCCCTACCTATGACAAGGGCCATAAAACAAAGCCATAAACTCCAGCTGCAGTGGGAACACGCAATGCTGATGCTGGTGTAGGACCAGAAGCCCCATTTGCTGGAGCTGTTGCATGACTCTTGCCCTGCGGGCTGTGCTTGCTGATAAGGCCACAATAAGCAAGggcaaatataaagaaaaaacagtgggaagttttttccccctttggaGATGAAAGTTTTATAACCCTGGGGCAGATAAGCAGATTAATATTAACATCACTGAGGTGAAACAGCCCCTTGCTGGTGGAAGGTCTCCCTGAGATGCATTTATCAAGGCTGGTTTTATTCTCCCACGGATATAGCTGCCTCAGGAAGAGCCTGGGCATTGGAGACCAAAGGCCTGGGACAAAGCCACCCCAGTGTCAGCATCAAGCAAGGTACCCCAGCTCTTCACTCTGCTTTTTGCTCTGGAGTGGAGCTGCATTCCCAACACCCCCTCTGTGAAGAAAGGATGGAGGCACTCTGCTCCTTTTGAGGGTGCAGGTTCTCAGCTCTTcactgccttctctcctccattGCCTCCTGATAAGAAAATCCATCAATCATTGCCATGAAAGAACCAATTACTCATGGTAGGTAAGGCTCTCCTATCTCCTATCAGGGGCAACCCCTGATGATCTTCCTCAATTAAGCCCTCCAATTACACCCCAGGTAGTTTGCAAGCGCTGAGATTTCGTTACTGGAGCCCAGGGTGGTGATAAGCTGGAGAGCATTTATCACCCCACGGCCAATCgctttggttttaaaatgagtCAGCAAACTGGCCATAGCAGCtgggctccagctctgcttccaAAGGACAGGACACTCCCAAATCCCTCATTCCCACAGTAGAAGGTCGAGGCAGCCACACACCTGCTCCCTCAAGCCAAGACACCTGCCTGGTGCCAGCATTCAGGATGGTGGCATCATCTCCTCACCAGGAGAGCCCATACCCAaccatgaatcatagaatgatttggtttggaagggacataAAACCTTCCTCTGTGATAGATTGGAGAAGGTGCTGGTCCTCTGCTTGACCCAGGCTGGACCTGTCAGTGAAGGAGAGCTCAAGATGACAGAGCAGGACACCTTAAACCTGATAAGCATCTCTGCTCCAATTCTGTGAGGACTCCCAATCAGTATGaacccttctttctcctcccaaCCTTCACCTGTCGCATCCTGAGGGATGTTTGGGCTGATTGATTGCCCCACGTCATTAGAGGTACAAGGTTCCCATTATTCAGAGAATATGAAGGCAAGCAAGGATGGAGTTTGTCCCCAGGTTACGAAGGGAGCAACAGACATGCAGAGATAACCGCTTGCTGCAGGCAAAGGACTGCTGGAGAAAAGCTCCAGGTTCCAAGAAATAGCCTCAAACCTGACTGGCTCCCGCTCTGACATggagtcatagagtcatagaatcatggaatggtttgggttggaagggacttcaaagcccatccagtcccaccccctgccatgggcagggacacctcccgctggatcaggttgctccgagccccatccacACTGGCcttggacatctccagggatgtcTCCACtacttctcagggcaacctgggccagggcctccccacccttatcatgaagaagttctttctaacgtccagtctaatgagaggaaggaaaagaagggagagattGGGAGTACTCCTGGAGACACATCACTGTGGAGCTGCAGGCTACCAGGTTCCCCAAGCACGGGCAGAATGAGACTGTGGGATTTCAGATGCTCCTGGTCCTAACCGCCTCGGCACTCGGGGAACATGCACAGGCAAAGCAGGGGGTCCAGCATGGGTCACATCCATCCCACGCTGGAGGTGAAAATCCACCAGCCAAGACTCGGTGTCCCCAGCATGCTCCCCCTGTTCTTTAATTCAAACCACCCTGGAAAGGAGGGCTTCCCAGGAGAGGCTTCGAAAGGAGACTGCAAAGGGGTTTGCAGAGATGCTGTGGGGGGAGAAGCTCCTCGAGAGCCAGTACTGGGAGGCAGGAGGATCCTGATTCACTTTGGCgctttcaaagcatttttgtcACCTCTCGCTGGGCTTTGGGACAGGAACGCCCTCGCGTGGCATCTGTCACACCAGCTCCATGAGTGCCTTTCACTGCCCAGCACAGACAGCCAGGGCTTTTCCCCCTGCTGGGAGTTTTTGGTGGGTGCACATGTTGGGATGAGGATCTCTGGGAGACCACCACCCCTGCAAGAGGATCCCATGTCCCCCATcacttccaggagctgcagaaccAGCCCAACCAGGTTCCCTTTGGGTTTCTTCCCCTCCAAGGTGAATTCTCCAGGATGGAACGAGCTAGGAGCTTTTACACCAGCTTTCCCTTGGTGTTCCCAGCCCCTGCCCGTGGTTTCTCCATTGTCCAGTACATCCAAGGCAGCaacccttccctttccctgcccacCCCTTCTCATCCAGTCTGTGCTGCTGGAATCCCTCGGAGGCACCAAACCTTCT contains these protein-coding regions:
- the LOC104066275 gene encoding cytochrome P450 1A5-like translates to MPAGMKVAMSLVGSQGIVSATEVLLVAVVFCLVFLLIQSLQQHVPKGLKSPPGPRGYPILGNMLELRKDPHLVLTRLSQKYGEVMEVKIGTRPVVVLSGLETIKQALVKQGEEFMGRPDLYSSRHVADGQSLAFSPDSGEVWKARRKLAQNALKTFSITPSLTSSSTCLLEEHVSKESGYLVTKFLQVMEKEKRFDPYRYLVVSVANVICAMCFGKRYDHNDQELLNIVNVSEEFGNVAASGNPADFIPVLQYLPSRAMTLFKHFNQRFVQFLQKIVKEHYETYDKNNIRDITDSLIEQCVDKKVEATTAIQIPKEKIVNLVNDLFGAGFDTVTTGLSWSLLYLVTYPDIQKKIQEELDQTIGQERRPRLSDRGMLPYTEAFILEVFRHSSFLPFTLPHSTTRDTVLNGYYIPKDRCVFINQWQVNHDEKLWKDPLTFNPERFLNAERTEVNKVDGEKVMVFGLGKRRCIGENIARWQIFLFLSTLLQQLEFSVCDGKKVDMTPLYGLTLKHKRCEHFQAKQRFPMKRVD